The Prevotella sp. E2-28 genome includes the window TGCTGATTTTCAGCGACTTCCGGTTTTTATTTCCTCATTCTTCCAAAATCTGAAACCATCCTTGAAAGTTCATTTATATCCGTGTTCCTTGCAGTAGTCGATGGCGGGTTGATAGCCTTGGAACGTGGCTTTGTGAATCCATTTCAGACCTTTCTTCTCATCGACGGGAACACCGTTGCCCGTCATGTGAAACCAGCCAATGGCAAACTGTGCCTGGGCATCACCACCGTTGGCTGCCAACTCATACCAGAAAGCACACTCCGACAAGTCTTTCTCTACACCATCACCGTTCCAATAGGCCGCTCCGCAGTTCTTCTGACTCTGTACATGTCCTTGGAAGGCTGCCTCGCGATACCAGAGGAAAGCCTTGTGGTGATCTGACTCTACACCATCCCCTAAATAATAGGCATTGGCCACATTGACCTGTGACTGCATATCCCCTTTGTCGGCAGCTTTCATGTACCACTCAAAGGCTTGCTCTGTATTTTGCTCCACACCCTTGCCGTGATAGTAGCACTCGCCGACGTTGAAGCAGCCATAGACATCGCCCTGCTCAGCGGCTTTCATATACCATTCGAAAGCCAGTTCAAGGCTGACTTTTACGCCTGTGCCACGCTCATAGCAGACCCCAAGGTTGTTCATTGCCTTGGTGTCACCCTCGTAAGCCTTTTCACGATAGCCATCTGCCTTGTTTCGTTCCTTGGGCATGGTCATTTCTCCTAAAAGATGTTGCAAAAATAGTCAATTTTGATAAAATACGGAGAATAATACGTAACTATGTGCCAAGTTTTGAGAATAATTAGGATTTAGAGATGGGCAACATCAAGATAGTGAGAGGTGTGTTCGACACCAAGTTGGAATTGGAACATGCGGGTGTAGCAGCAGGATTCCCCAGTCCGGCTGACGAGTACAGGCACGAGACATTAGATTTCAACCGTGACTATATCCGTCACCCTGAAGCATCGTTCTATGGCGATGTGGATGGTGACTCGATGAGGCTAGGAAGATGGGCATCAAGGAAGGTACACCGTATTTTCATACAGGATTTGCTCCACGCCTTCGGAGAAAGCCACGTATCGGCTGATGCCTTGTGTAGTCAGCTGGGGATAATCGCGGTTGAAGCGGACAAGCGTGGTGTCAGGGAATCGTGCAGCCATCTGTTCGAATGGGAAACGGATGATGACGGGCGTGTTGAAACCTACACCAAACTCCAGTAATAGCATCCGCTTGTCGTGAGCCATGCTGACGAAATCGCTGTAACGCTGTGCCTGCTCATGCCAGTGGGCGTCCTCCACGAAAGTATCGTCACAGCGGAGATTCATGCTGACGGGCTGGCCGTCGGGGGTATGGGGAATCAGTTCCGTGGGAATGCGGCAGTCTTTGATGGCTGGCAAAGCCCGTTCCACCCATTCGCGGTTGTGATACAGTTCCTTGGGCGCACCTGATGCTGGCTGGAAATAGCAATAGTCGCCCTGCGTAGCAAAGATGCGATGTGTATCAAATCCAGCCATTTCGAACTGACCGTCAACATTGGTGGTGATAACGAAATAATCTTTACCGTCCACCATCTTCAGTAGTTTCTTGTATAGCGGCAATGCCCCTGTCCGATAGCGGCTGAACCAGATGTGCTTCGCCCACATAGCCCAGCGTTCTTCTTCTGTTTCAAAAGGAAAGAATGACGAAGAATAGAGGTCGGCTATGCCATAGCGGTCAATCCACTCGCGGAACTCCCTGCGGAAGTCCTCACCAGCATAGTCAAGTCCGGCAGCGGCAGACAAGCCGGAGCCTGCCCCAATCAGGATATAGTCAGCATTGGCAATCTGCTCTTTAAGCCATTGGGCACGTTCAGAGAAGCCGCTGGTAGATGTCGCGGTCTTTGTCGAGGAAAACATTGAATACAATCGTTTTAAGTGCATGTCGTGGATATGATTTGACG containing:
- a CDS encoding tetratricopeptide repeat protein translates to MPKERNKADGYREKAYEGDTKAMNNLGVCYERGTGVKVSLELAFEWYMKAAEQGDVYGCFNVGECYYHGKGVEQNTEQAFEWYMKAADKGDMQSQVNVANAYYLGDGVESDHHKAFLWYREAAFQGHVQSQKNCGAAYWNGDGVEKDLSECAFWYELAANGGDAQAQFAIGWFHMTGNGVPVDEKKGLKWIHKATFQGYQPAIDYCKEHGYK
- a CDS encoding Sir2 silent information regulator family NAD-dependent deacetylase, with the protein product MFSSTKTATSTSGFSERAQWLKEQIANADYILIGAGSGLSAAAGLDYAGEDFRREFREWIDRYGIADLYSSSFFPFETEEERWAMWAKHIWFSRYRTGALPLYKKLLKMVDGKDYFVITTNVDGQFEMAGFDTHRIFATQGDYCYFQPASGAPKELYHNREWVERALPAIKDCRIPTELIPHTPDGQPVSMNLRCDDTFVEDAHWHEQAQRYSDFVSMAHDKRMLLLEFGVGFNTPVIIRFPFEQMAARFPDTTLVRFNRDYPQLTTQGISRYVAFSEGVEQILYENTVYLP